A region of Ictidomys tridecemlineatus isolate mIctTri1 chromosome 4, mIctTri1.hap1, whole genome shotgun sequence DNA encodes the following proteins:
- the Cd3g gene encoding T-cell surface glycoprotein CD3 gamma chain encodes MEQGKGLTRFILATILLQGAVAQSKKEYHLIKVNDNREDGSVLLTCDLTDKYIQWFKDSPNTLVQNTSEKTFNIGSNAKDPQGIYWCGGSNNISRPFQVYYRMCQNCIELNAATVSGFIFAEIISIFFLAVGVYFIAGQDGVRQSRASDKQTLLPNDQLYQPLKDREDDQYSRLQGNHQRKK; translated from the exons ATGGAGCAGGGGAAGGGTCTGACTCGCTTCATCCTGGCTACCATTCTTCTTCAAG GTGCTGTGGCCCAGTCAAAGAAAG AATACCATCTGATAAAAGTGAATGACAATCGAGAAGATGGTTCAGTACTTCTGACTTGTGACTTGACCGACAAATACATACAATGGTTTAAAGATTCTCCAAATACACTTGTCCAAAATACAAGTGAAAAAACATTCAATATAGGAAGTAATGCCAAAGACCCTCAAGGGATATATTGGTGCGGAGGATCAAACAACATTTCAAGGCCATTCCAAGTTTATTATAGAA TGTGTCAGAACTGCATTGAGCTAAATGCAGCCACCGTATCTGGCTTCATCTTCGCTGAAATCATCAGCATTTTCTTCCTTGCTGTTGGAGTCTACTTTATTGCTGGACAGGACGGAGTTCGCCAGTCAAGAG cTTCAGACAAGCAGACTCTGTTGCCCAATGACCAGCTTTACCAG CCTCTCAAGGATCGGGAAGATGACCAGTACAGCCGTCTTCAAGGAAACCACCAAAGGAAGAAGTGA